Proteins found in one Limnothrix sp. FACHB-406 genomic segment:
- a CDS encoding acetyl-CoA carboxylase carboxyltransferase subunit alpha → MATANRKPLYLDFEKPLVDLQERIERIRRLAEENGVDVSDQIQQLEERSNQLRQEVYGGLSAVQRLQVARHPRRPSTLDYINAMTDDWLELHGDRRGGDDPAIVGGVASLDGMPVVILGHQKGRDTKDNVARNFGMATPGGYRKAMRLMEHADRFGMPIITFIDTPGAWAGVDAERLGQGEAIAYNLREMFRLNVPILCTIIGEGGSGGALGIGVGDWLMMFEHSVYTVASPEACASILWRDAGKAAQAAEALKITARDLKDLGILDEILSEPLGGAHSNPLETAETLKQAIVRALEQLLSLSPQARRDRRYQKFRKIGQFTEGPIESLATSAS, encoded by the coding sequence ATGGCTACTGCAAATCGAAAACCTCTGTATCTGGACTTTGAAAAGCCGCTCGTGGATCTGCAAGAGCGCATTGAGCGGATCCGTCGCCTCGCGGAGGAGAACGGGGTGGATGTGAGCGATCAAATCCAGCAGTTGGAGGAGCGATCGAACCAGTTGCGCCAAGAGGTCTATGGCGGTTTGTCGGCGGTGCAGCGGTTGCAAGTGGCTCGCCATCCCCGCCGCCCCAGCACCTTGGACTACATCAACGCCATGACCGATGATTGGCTGGAGTTGCACGGCGATCGGCGCGGGGGAGATGACCCAGCGATCGTGGGCGGCGTGGCCAGCTTGGATGGGATGCCCGTGGTGATTTTGGGCCACCAAAAAGGCCGCGACACCAAAGACAATGTGGCCCGGAATTTTGGCATGGCAACCCCCGGCGGCTATCGCAAGGCCATGCGCCTGATGGAACATGCCGATCGATTCGGAATGCCGATCATTACCTTTATTGACACGCCCGGTGCTTGGGCGGGGGTCGATGCCGAGCGGCTGGGCCAAGGCGAGGCGATCGCCTATAACCTGCGGGAAATGTTCCGGCTCAATGTGCCCATCCTTTGCACCATCATTGGCGAAGGCGGCTCCGGCGGGGCCCTGGGAATTGGCGTTGGCGACTGGCTGATGATGTTTGAGCACTCGGTCTACACCGTGGCTTCGCCGGAAGCTTGCGCCTCAATTTTGTGGCGAGATGCGGGCAAGGCGGCCCAAGCGGCCGAAGCCTTGAAGATCACGGCGCGTGATCTGAAGGATCTGGGAATTTTGGATGAAATTTTGTCGGAACCCTTGGGCGGGGCCCACTCCAACCCGCTGGAAACGGCCGAAACCCTGAAGCAGGCGATCGTGCGGGCCTTGGAACAACTCCTGAGCCTGTCACCCCAAGCCCGGCGCGATCGCCGCTATCAGAAATTCCGCAAAATTGGTCAATTCACCGAGGGGCCGATCGAATCGCTGGCGACCTCCGCTTCGTAG
- a CDS encoding long-chain acyl-[acyl-carrier-protein] reductase, producing MFGLIGHSPSLERTHEIARELGLPECADRDLEFWCSAPPQAVDTVRVKSATGQEIEGQYIDSGFLPEMLTSNRGKTAVRKVLNAMAHAQKLGLSVTALGGFSSIVFENFNLSQTRLVRNVELDFARFTTGNTHTAYIICRQVEEMAKRLNLELSRATVAVCGATGDIGSAVCQWLNARTNIQDLLLIARQEDRLQALRDDLGRGKILSLEESLPLADIIVWVASMPKGVEIDPTMLKKPCLIIDGGYPKNMGTKIQAPGVHVLSGGIVEHTLDIDSRIMRAIGMVNPKRHIFACFGESMLLEFEKWYTNFSWNRNQITIEKMLQIGEASIKHGFKPLLLDPVG from the coding sequence ATGTTTGGTCTTATCGGTCACTCCCCCAGCTTAGAAAGAACGCACGAAATCGCGCGCGAGTTGGGTCTTCCCGAATGTGCCGATCGGGATTTGGAGTTTTGGTGCAGTGCGCCGCCCCAAGCGGTCGATACCGTGCGGGTGAAGAGCGCCACTGGACAAGAAATCGAAGGTCAGTATATTGACTCGGGATTTTTGCCGGAAATGCTCACCAGCAATCGCGGGAAAACCGCTGTGCGCAAGGTGCTGAACGCGATGGCCCATGCCCAAAAGCTGGGGTTGTCAGTGACGGCGCTGGGGGGCTTTTCCTCGATCGTGTTTGAAAATTTCAATTTGTCTCAAACCCGTTTGGTGCGGAATGTGGAGCTAGACTTTGCTCGTTTCACCACCGGTAACACCCACACGGCTTACATCATCTGCCGCCAAGTGGAAGAGATGGCCAAGCGGTTGAATCTGGAACTGTCCCGAGCGACCGTGGCCGTTTGCGGAGCCACGGGTGATATTGGCAGCGCCGTTTGTCAGTGGCTCAATGCCCGCACAAATATCCAAGATTTGCTGTTGATTGCACGTCAGGAAGATCGCCTGCAAGCGCTGCGGGATGATTTGGGACGCGGCAAAATCCTGTCCTTGGAAGAATCTTTGCCCCTGGCGGACATTATCGTTTGGGTGGCCAGTATGCCCAAGGGAGTAGAAATTGATCCGACAATGCTGAAAAAGCCTTGCCTGATCATCGATGGTGGCTATCCGAAAAACATGGGCACCAAAATCCAAGCGCCGGGTGTGCATGTGTTGAGCGGTGGTATTGTGGAGCACACCCTGGACATTGACTCGCGGATCATGCGGGCGATCGGGATGGTGAACCCAAAGCGCCACATCTTTGCCTGCTTTGGAGAATCGATGCTGTTGGAATTTGAGAAGTGGTACACGAACTTTTCGTGGAACCGCAACCAAATCACGATCGAGAAGATGCTGCAAATTGGAGAAGCCTCGATTAAGCACGGTTTCAAACCCTTGTTGCTCGATCCTGTCGGCTAA
- a CDS encoding aldehyde oxygenase (deformylating) — MPQLEAPAAIDYQSETYKDAYSRINAIVIEGEDEAASNYVRLAELMPTHAEELADLAKMEARHKKGFTACGKNLNVTPDMDFAKKFFSDLHGNFQVAAAGGNIVTCLLIQALIIEAFAISAYNVYIPHADDFARKITENVVKDEYLHLNFGEQWLKANFESAKDELERANRENLAIVWRMLDEVAADALVLGMEKEALMEDFTIAYQEALQNIGFTTRETLRMLTAGLAAAAA, encoded by the coding sequence ATGCCGCAACTCGAGGCACCCGCTGCGATCGACTACCAAAGTGAAACCTACAAAGATGCCTACAGCCGCATCAATGCGATCGTGATTGAGGGCGAAGACGAAGCCGCCAGCAACTACGTGCGTCTAGCCGAGCTGATGCCCACCCATGCCGAAGAATTGGCTGACCTGGCCAAGATGGAGGCCCGCCACAAAAAAGGCTTCACCGCCTGCGGCAAAAACCTGAACGTGACTCCCGACATGGACTTCGCCAAGAAGTTCTTTTCGGATTTGCACGGCAACTTCCAAGTGGCGGCGGCCGGTGGCAACATCGTCACCTGCTTGTTGATCCAAGCGCTGATCATCGAAGCCTTTGCGATCTCGGCTTACAACGTCTACATCCCCCACGCCGATGACTTTGCTCGCAAAATCACGGAAAACGTGGTCAAGGATGAATATCTGCACCTGAACTTTGGCGAGCAATGGCTTAAGGCGAACTTTGAAAGCGCTAAGGATGAGCTAGAGCGTGCCAATCGCGAAAACCTGGCGATCGTCTGGCGCATGTTGGACGAAGTGGCCGCTGACGCACTGGTGCTGGGTATGGAGAAGGAAGCCTTGATGGAAGACTTCACGATCGCCTACCAAGAAGCGCTGCAAAACATTGGCTTCACCACCCGTGAAACCCTGCGAATGCTGACGGCCGGCCTGGCAGCCGCTGCCGCCTAA
- the psb32 gene encoding photosystem II repair protein Psb32: MTPLSSFNPPPRHSQPPLGRRLWALTLALVAAVGLWFSASAPAAATGVYDMPTFDPQTWVLDRADLFSRLTKGSLEKSLRDVAQSTGSEVRFVTFRRLDYGETIDSFAQELFETWFPEAEDQANQVLMVFDAVTNDAAIEVGSSAQATLTADIATSVAQETLLVPIRDGNYNEAFIAAKDRLAVVLAGEPDPGPPVVVSKISVESTFKKAEETDRNGSTILVVVLLILATVIPMVTYFAYVR; the protein is encoded by the coding sequence ATGACCCCACTCAGCTCCTTTAATCCCCCACCCCGTCACTCACAGCCCCCCTTGGGCCGCCGTTTGTGGGCCCTGACCCTGGCGCTGGTGGCCGCCGTTGGCCTTTGGTTTAGTGCCAGCGCCCCTGCCGCCGCCACGGGGGTGTATGACATGCCGACCTTTGACCCGCAAACTTGGGTGCTCGATCGCGCCGATTTGTTCAGCCGCCTCACCAAAGGCAGTCTTGAGAAGTCCCTGCGCGATGTGGCCCAGTCCACGGGGTCAGAAGTTCGGTTTGTGACGTTCCGCCGCTTGGACTATGGCGAAACGATCGATAGCTTTGCCCAAGAACTTTTTGAAACCTGGTTTCCGGAAGCCGAAGACCAAGCCAACCAAGTGTTGATGGTGTTTGATGCGGTCACCAACGATGCGGCGATCGAGGTGGGCAGCAGCGCCCAAGCAACCCTCACCGCCGACATTGCCACCAGCGTGGCCCAAGAAACCCTGCTGGTGCCAATCCGCGATGGCAACTACAACGAAGCGTTCATCGCAGCTAAAGATCGGCTGGCAGTGGTTTTGGCTGGCGAACCGGATCCCGGCCCGCCGGTTGTCGTCAGCAAAATTTCCGTAGAAAGCACCTTCAAAAAAGCTGAAGAGACCGATCGCAATGGCTCCACCATCCTGGTCGTGGTGCTGTTGATTTTGGCCACCGTGATCCCCATGGTCACCTACTTCGCCTACGTGCGCTGA